TCGGTTTCGTCTTTGTTGAAAGTGAGGTTCGGCCGCAAGGCCTGTTCGGAGAGCTTCAACACGACCAGGGACAGGTCTCTCCCCCAATCGGCAGCGAGGCGATTGAGGTCGATCCGCATCCGGCTCCGGACCTCCCTCAGGTCGAGGAATTCGAAGGGAGGGACGTCCATCTTCTCCGTCCGGGTTTGAATGTTCCGGATGGAGACGCCCCGGAGAGCATCGGAATCGAGGAGGTCTTTGTCGTTGATCACCCCTCTCCGCAGATGGGGGGTCATCAGTTTCAGGACGGTCTCTCCGATGGCCGGGTCGAATCGCTCTCGCTTGAGGAGGGTCCACTCTCTCTGGGAGAGGGAGAACCTGAAGGCGCTTTCCCACTCCTCCTTGCTCATCAGGGAGGCGCGGGGCGAGAAGGCCTCCCGGAGCCGTGTTTCGATCTCGTTCAAGACGGTCGGGTCGTAATCGTAGACGGAAAAGACCGAACGCTCGGCCTCAGCCCTTTTCTCCTGGGTCGACTTCTGGTCCTCGACCAGAATATCCTGGGTCGACTTGATCTCTTTGGTGGCGATGTCTCCTGCCTGATACCTCTTCAGGGGGATTTGAAGAGAAGGGGATAAGAAAAGGGCCAGAAGTAGGGCTGTCCCGACGCCGATGGCCCACTTCTGAAATTCGGGGCTTTTCACCTTCTTGGTCCAAGGAGTCCCTTTCGGGCCATTGGGGGTTTTGGAGGGAGACAGACGACGCAGCAGGCCTTTCAAACCCGTTCGATTCACCATCGTGTTTCGGAAGAGGAGGGCGCTTGGGATCGCCGGCGTCTCTCTTCCACCCTTTCATAAGCCTTGATGATCTCTTGGACCAAGGGGTGCCGGACCACATCCCGGTCGGAGAAATACACGAATTCGATCCCCTCGATCCCCTTGAGGATCCCTTGGATTTCGATCAGGCCTGAAGCCTTGTTCTCGGGAAGGTCGACCTGGGTGATGTCTCCCGTGATGACCGTTTTGGAACTGAATCCCATCCGGGTCAGGAACATCTTCATCTGCTCCGGTCCTGTGTTCTGGGCCTCGTCGAGGATGATGAACGAGTCGTTGAGCGTCCGGCCCCTCATGAAGGCCAGAGGGGCGACCTCGATGACGCCCTTCTCGATCAGCCTTGCGGCCCGCTCGTAGTCCATCATGTCATGGAGGGCATCGTAGAGGGGACGCAGATAGGGGTTCACCTTTTCGACCATGTTCCCTGGCAGGAAGCCCAACTTCTCGCCCGCCTCCACCGCCGGTCGGGTGAGGACGATCCTCTCGACCTCCTGCCTCATGAGGGAGGCCACGGCCATGGCCATGGCCAGATAGGTCTTTCCCGTGCCGGCGGGGCCGATGCCGATGACGAGATCGTATTTCCGGATGGCATCGATATAGCGTTTCTGGGCGAGGCTCTTGGGTGTGATGACCCTCTTTTTCGAGGAGATATAGACGGTATCGAGGAAGATCTCCTCGAGGCTGACCGTCTGGTCATCCGAAAGGATCCGGATCGCGTAGTCGATATCGTTCGGGTAGAGGGGATAGCCTTTTTTTAACAGGCCGTAGAGGTCATGGAGGAGGCGTCTGGCAAGTTCGACCTCGATCGGATCGCCCTGGATGGAGACCTCGTTTCCTTTGGCGCTGATCTTTACGCCGATGGCTCGACCGACGTGTCTGAGATTTTCGCCCTGGACCCCGAAGAGGGTGTTGGCCAGCTGGAGGTCATCAAAGATGAGCCTTTCGACCTCACCGCCTCGAAGTCTCGGCTCGATACCCTGCGATTCTTTCAACGAGGGACCATCACCTCATTCACTAAAATCTTACCACCTTCTCCCGGAGTTTTCAACAAGGTATGGCCATCGGCCATCTCCGTCTTCTCATCCCGAGGCCCTTTCGACCTGGGAGAGCCGTTTCACCTCTTCGACGATGGCAGGGATGATCTTTCCCGCCGGCCCCATGATCAGGTAATCCGAAATCCGGCCGGTCAGGGGCGTGGGCTCCATGTTGACCTCGATCACGGTGGCCCCTGACTCCTTTGCGATCATCGGGATGGAGGCCGCTGGGTAGACGACGGCCGAAGTCCCGATGACGAGAAGGAGCTGGCAGGACCTCGACTCCCTGAAGGAGGCGGACTGGGCCTTGGGCGGGATCGGTTCGCCGAAGAAGACGACATCGGGCTTCAGGAGGGAGGCGCAGCGCGGGCATCGGGCGGGAAGGTCTTCGACCCTGAGAAGGGTGCCGTCCGTGGTGGTGGCGCACTTGAGGCAGGTGAGGGTCCGGTGGCTTCCATGGAATTCGATCACCTGGGTGTTGCCGGCGGCCTGGTGGAGCCCGTCGATGTTCTGGGTGATGACGGTGGAGAGAAGGCCCATCCGTTCCAGCTCGGCCAATCCGAGATGGGCCGGGTTGGGTTTGGCCTGCATGACGAGGGCGAACATCTCCTTCAGCATCTGCCAGACCTTTTCCGGATGGGCATAGAAGGCTTCGATGTGGGCGTACTCTTCCGGGTCGAATCTCTCCCAGAGCCCCCCGGCGCTCCGAAAATCGGGGATGCCGCTCTCGACGGAGATGCCCGCTCCGGTGAAGGCGATCGTCTTTCGGGATTTGAGAAGGTCCCGGGCGGCCCTCTGGATCAACGGTTCGTTCATCCTCGGCTCTCCTACCTTTATTAAAGATGTTCGACCCTCATCTTATCCCGTCCGTCCTCAAGGTGTCAATGGCCTCTTTTTCAGTTGAGTTTGGCGCACCTTTCTGGTATGATGAGGGTGTTTGAAAAGGGATCCCCCAGAGACCGTCCATCGGCAGGGGATTCGGAAAGGAGGGATGGGAATGATCAAGAAGATCTCGGTCTATCCGGAGAAGTGCACGGCCTGTCGTCTGTGCGAGTTGGGGTGTTCGTTCAAGAAGACCGGTGAGTTCAATCCGGTGGCCTCGAGGGTGAGGGTCTCCATCTTTGGGGAGGACGCCTTCTATACGCCGATCCTCTGCACCCAGTGCGATGAGGCCTGGTGCCTCAAGGCCTGTCCGAGCGGGGCCATCTCAAGGGATCTCGGGCAGAGGGTGGTGAAGGTGGATCCCCAGCGGTGTGTGGGATGCCGGATGTGCACGATGGCCTGCCCGTTCGGAACGATCACCTACGACCCGCAACAGGGAAAGGCGATCAAATGTGACGAGTGCGATGGCCAGCCCGAATGTGTCCTGTTCTGCCCGACGGGTGCCTTGAAGTATGAGGAAGAATCCATGCCCACCCGGCTCAAACGGGCGATGACCGCTCGGAAGCTCGAGTCTTCCTCGAAGGAGGTGCAGCCATGAAGGGATGGGTTGGAAAGATGTTGAGGGTGAACCTCACCCAAGGAGATTGGAGGGTGGAGGAGCTGGATAGGCAACTCGCCCTGAAGTTCATCGGTGGAAGGGGCCTCGGTTCGAAGATCCTCTATGACGAGATCGATCCGAGGATCGATCCCCTCAGCCCTCAAAACAAGCTGATCCTCGCCACCGGCCCCCTGACCGGGACGAGCGCCTCGGCAGCCGGCCGCTATATGGCCATCACGAAATCGCCTCTGACCGGGGCGATCGCCTGTTCCAATTCCGGGGGGCACTTCGGCGCCGAGCTCAAATTCGCCGGATTCGATCTGATCATCGTCGAAGGAAAGGCGAAAGAACCGGTCTATCTCTTCGTCGAGGACGGAAAGGTGGAGATCCGCGAGGCGAAACACCTCTGGGGGAAGACGACGCATGAGACGACCGACCAGATCCGGGCCGAGACCGATATGGATGCGAAGGTCGCCTGCATCGGCCCTGCCGGAGAGAAACTCGTCCGCTTCGCCTGCATCATCAACGATAAACATCGGGCCGCAGGCCGCTCGGGCGTCGGGGCGGTGATGGGTTCGAAAAACCTGAAGGCGATCGCCGTCAAGGGAAGCGGAAGCGTCTGCATCGCCGACAAGGAGGGTTTCAGGAGGGCAACGCTCGACGGATTCCAGAAGGTGAAGGCCAATCCCGTCACCTCGACGGGTTTGCCCGCCTATGGGACCGCGGTCCTGGTCAACGTGATCAACCAGCACGGCCTCTTTCCCACGAGGAACTTCCAGGAGGGGGTCTTCGAAGGCGCCGAGAAGATCAGCGGAGAGACCCTTGCCGAACAGATGCTTATCCGGAATCAGGCCTGCTTCGCCTGCCCCATCGCCTGCGGCAGGGTGACGAGATCGAACCACCCCAAATTTGCCTATTCCGGCGAGGGCCCGGAGTATGAGTCGGACTGGGCCTTGGGGGCCTGTTGTGGCGTGGATAACCTCGATGCGATCGGAAAGGCCAACTACTATTGCGACATCCTGGGACTCGACCCGATCTCCGCGGGGGTGACGATCGCCTGTGCGATGGAGCTGTTCGAGAGAGGAATTTTGACCTCCAAGGAGGTTGGCCGCTCCCTCTATTTCGGAGACGCGGAGGCCATGGTCGAGATGGTGAGGCAGACCGGTTACCGGGAGGGATTCGGCGATGCCTTGGCCGAGGGCTCCTATCGCCTGGCCGAGAGGTTCGGCCACCCCGAATTTTCGATGAGCGTGAAGAAACAGGAGTTTCCTGCCTATGATGGCCGGGGCGCCCAGGGCATGGGGCTCCAGTACGCCACCTCCAACCGGGGCGCCTGTCACGTGAGAGGCTACATGATCTCTCCTGAGATTTTAGGGGCTCCCCAGAAACTGGATCCCTTCGAGACGGAGGAGAAGGCGGGCTGGACCAAGGCCTTTCAGGATACGACTGCCGTGGTCGACTCCTCCGGGATCTGCCTCTTCAACACCTTTGCGATCGGCATCCCGGAGATCGCCGCCTATCTGAAGGCGGCCACCGGGGTCGAGATGACCCAGGAGGAGCTGATGAAGGCCGGAGAGAGGGTCTGGAATCTGGAGCGGCTCTTCAATCTGAAGGCGGGGATGACGGGGAGAGAGGATCGCCTGCCGGAGAGGATCGTCAAAGAACCCCTGCCCTCGGGCCCTGCCAAGGGTCAGGTGGTCCGGCTCGAAAAGATGTTGCCAGAATATTACGAGATCCGGGGATGGGACAAGGACGGGGTTCCCACTCCGGAGAAGCTGAAGGAACTCGGGCTGGAATGAGGTGAGCTTCCCCCGGCCTCCGTTTGAAAGGGGGTCGGGGGATTTTTTTGCGAGGAGGCGATGGCGAGAAAGCGGAGACGAAGGATCGTCATCATCGGTAACAGCGCGGCGGGCCTTTCGGGCCTCGAGGCCCTGAGGAAGAGGGATCCCGATTGCAGGGTCGTCCTGATCGACGAAGAGCCCTATCCTGCCTATTCCAGGGTGATCACCCCCTACTTCGTCCTCGGCAGTCTGAAGGAGGAAAGTGGTCTCTTTCTGAGAGACAGGGCCTATTACCGGAGGCTCGGGGTGAAGACCCTTTTCGGCAGGAGGGTGGTCGGCCTGGATGTTCGAAACCGGGATGTCCTTCTCGACAACGGGAAGAAGGAGCCTTTCGACCTACTATTGATCGCCACCGGGAGCTCCCCGATCCGACCGAAGATCCGGGGTGCCAAACCCGACGAGATCCACGTCTTGAGGAGCCTGGAGGATGCCAGGCGTTTGAAAGCCCTTAAGCCGACCATCCGACAGGGGCTCTTCTTGGGAGGAGGGCTCGTCTCGCTCCAATCCCTTCAGGCCCTCTTTCGAAGGGAGGGCCGCTACACGGTTGTCGTCAAGTCCGACCATCTCCTCTCCCAACAGCTCGATCCCGAAGGGGCCGAGATGATCGAGAAGCGGCTGAGGGGGATGGGAGTTCAGGTCTTGAAAGGAAGGGATGTGATTCAATTAAAACGGAGGAAAGGGTCTCTTCGTGCCGTCCTCGATACCGGCGAGGAGCTGGAGACCGACTTTCTCTTCGCAGGTAAGGGGGTCCGTCCCAATATCGACTTCCTCAGGGGGACGGGCATCGAGACCAAAGGCGGGATCCTGGTGAACCGGCAGATGGAGACGAACATCGAGGGCATCTATGCCGCGGGGGATGTGGCGGTGGCCCCGGACTTCTTCTCTGGCGAAGAGGTCCTTTATGGGTTATGGTCTTCTGCGGTGGAGCAGGGAGCGGTGGCGGGAACGAATATGGCCGGCCAGGGGGTCGATTACGAAGGCAACCTGAAGATGAACGTGACGCGGATCTTCGCCGTACCCGTGGCTTCGATCGGCGAGGTCCGCTCCACCCGGGTGGCCGAGAGCCTGGTCCGAAAAGACGAGAGGAGGGGGATCTACCGGAAGTTCTGTTTCGATGGGCAAGGGAGGCTTATCGGAGCGATCCTGATCGAGGAGGTGGAAGACTTAGGAGTGATCCAAGGCCTCATCAGGAAGAGAAAGGACGGGGCGATCCTCAAAACCCGCTCCCTCTGGAGATCGCCGGTCAACTACGGATTGGTCTTTAAAGGCCTTTTGCAGGGCAGGCCCTGAAAAAAAGGCTACATCTTACGACGGAGGAGGAGGGCCTATGCGAATCCGAGAGGTGATGACGCACAATCCGATCACAGTCCATCCCGACACATTGGTTCTTCAGGCTCAACAGCTGATGAACGAAAAGAGGATCCGAAGGCTTCCGGTCGTCGATTCGAAGGGAAAACTGGTGGGGATCCTCACCAAATATGACCTTCAGGAGGCCATTCCCCCGAAGGGGAGCTTTACCAATCTCTACGAGATGAATCAACTCCTTTCGAAGATCAAAGTGAAGGACCTGATGAAGAAGCACCCCGTCACCGTGACGCCCTACACCCCGGTCGAGGATGCCCTGAGACTGGGCCAGGAGAAGAAGATCGGGGCATTTCCGGTCGTGGAGGACGGAAAGTTGGTGGGGATCGCCACCGAATCCGATATCGTCAGGTTTCTCATCAAGCTCCTCGGGATCGGAGAGGAGGGGACGAGAATCACCATCACCGGCCTCGGAGAGCGATTCGGCGAGCTGGAGCGGATCATCGCGGTGGCGAACCAGCATCGGGTGACCATCCTGAGCATGATCCTCGTCCCCAGACAGAGCAAGGGAGACTGGCTGGTCGCCCTCCGCTTGGATACGAAGAATCCAAGGGCCATCATCCAGAGCCTCAAAAAAGAGGGCTTTCACGTCACCTGGGCCGTCGCCTCGGTCAAAGAGGAGTGGTGATCGAAGGGCCCTCGAAGGATTGGAAAGGAGGACGAGATGGAGTTGATGGAAGCCATCAAGGGGAGACGGAGCATCCGGAGATACAGGCCCGATCCGGTGCCGGAGGAGGCCCTGAGGACGATCCTCGAGGCGGTGAGGTGGTCTCCCTCCTGGGCCAATACGCAGTGCTGGGAGGTCGTCGTGGTGAGGGATCCCGTGGTGAAGGCGGAGTTGGCGGCGACCCTCACCCCCACGAACCCCGCGCGGTCCGCGATGACGGAGGCGCCGCTGGTCATCGTCCTTTGCGGGAAGAAAGGGGTCTCGGGGTTCAAGAAAGGGGAGGCCATGACCGTCAAGGGGGATTGGCTGATGTTCGATACCGGAATGGCGATGCAATCCCTCTGTCTGGCAGCCCATGCCTTGGGTTTGGCGACGGTGGTGGTCGGGCTGTTC
This is a stretch of genomic DNA from Thermodesulfobacteriota bacterium. It encodes these proteins:
- a CDS encoding aldehyde ferredoxin oxidoreductase family protein, whose protein sequence is MKGWVGKMLRVNLTQGDWRVEELDRQLALKFIGGRGLGSKILYDEIDPRIDPLSPQNKLILATGPLTGTSASAAGRYMAITKSPLTGAIACSNSGGHFGAELKFAGFDLIIVEGKAKEPVYLFVEDGKVEIREAKHLWGKTTHETTDQIRAETDMDAKVACIGPAGEKLVRFACIINDKHRAAGRSGVGAVMGSKNLKAIAVKGSGSVCIADKEGFRRATLDGFQKVKANPVTSTGLPAYGTAVLVNVINQHGLFPTRNFQEGVFEGAEKISGETLAEQMLIRNQACFACPIACGRVTRSNHPKFAYSGEGPEYESDWALGACCGVDNLDAIGKANYYCDILGLDPISAGVTIACAMELFERGILTSKEVGRSLYFGDAEAMVEMVRQTGYREGFGDALAEGSYRLAERFGHPEFSMSVKKQEFPAYDGRGAQGMGLQYATSNRGACHVRGYMISPEILGAPQKLDPFETEEKAGWTKAFQDTTAVVDSSGICLFNTFAIGIPEIAAYLKAATGVEMTQEELMKAGERVWNLERLFNLKAGMTGREDRLPERIVKEPLPSGPAKGQVVRLEKMLPEYYEIRGWDKDGVPTPEKLKELGLE
- a CDS encoding CBS and ACT domain-containing protein; amino-acid sequence: MRIREVMTHNPITVHPDTLVLQAQQLMNEKRIRRLPVVDSKGKLVGILTKYDLQEAIPPKGSFTNLYEMNQLLSKIKVKDLMKKHPVTVTPYTPVEDALRLGQEKKIGAFPVVEDGKLVGIATESDIVRFLIKLLGIGEEGTRITITGLGERFGELERIIAVANQHRVTILSMILVPRQSKGDWLVALRLDTKNPRAIIQSLKKEGFHVTWAVASVKEEW
- a CDS encoding PhoH family protein; its protein translation is MKESQGIEPRLRGGEVERLIFDDLQLANTLFGVQGENLRHVGRAIGVKISAKGNEVSIQGDPIEVELARRLLHDLYGLLKKGYPLYPNDIDYAIRILSDDQTVSLEEIFLDTVYISSKKRVITPKSLAQKRYIDAIRKYDLVIGIGPAGTGKTYLAMAMAVASLMRQEVERIVLTRPAVEAGEKLGFLPGNMVEKVNPYLRPLYDALHDMMDYERAARLIEKGVIEVAPLAFMRGRTLNDSFIILDEAQNTGPEQMKMFLTRMGFSSKTVITGDITQVDLPENKASGLIEIQGILKGIEGIEFVYFSDRDVVRHPLVQEIIKAYERVEERRRRSQAPSSSETRW
- a CDS encoding NAD-dependent deacylase, encoding MNEPLIQRAARDLLKSRKTIAFTGAGISVESGIPDFRSAGGLWERFDPEEYAHIEAFYAHPEKVWQMLKEMFALVMQAKPNPAHLGLAELERMGLLSTVITQNIDGLHQAAGNTQVIEFHGSHRTLTCLKCATTTDGTLLRVEDLPARCPRCASLLKPDVVFFGEPIPPKAQSASFRESRSCQLLLVIGTSAVVYPAASIPMIAKESGATVIEVNMEPTPLTGRISDYLIMGPAGKIIPAIVEEVKRLSQVERASG
- a CDS encoding 4Fe-4S dicluster domain-containing protein, yielding MIKKISVYPEKCTACRLCELGCSFKKTGEFNPVASRVRVSIFGEDAFYTPILCTQCDEAWCLKACPSGAISRDLGQRVVKVDPQRCVGCRMCTMACPFGTITYDPQQGKAIKCDECDGQPECVLFCPTGALKYEEESMPTRLKRAMTARKLESSSKEVQP
- a CDS encoding FAD-dependent oxidoreductase, giving the protein MARKRRRRIVIIGNSAAGLSGLEALRKRDPDCRVVLIDEEPYPAYSRVITPYFVLGSLKEESGLFLRDRAYYRRLGVKTLFGRRVVGLDVRNRDVLLDNGKKEPFDLLLIATGSSPIRPKIRGAKPDEIHVLRSLEDARRLKALKPTIRQGLFLGGGLVSLQSLQALFRREGRYTVVVKSDHLLSQQLDPEGAEMIEKRLRGMGVQVLKGRDVIQLKRRKGSLRAVLDTGEELETDFLFAGKGVRPNIDFLRGTGIETKGGILVNRQMETNIEGIYAAGDVAVAPDFFSGEEVLYGLWSSAVEQGAVAGTNMAGQGVDYEGNLKMNVTRIFAVPVASIGEVRSTRVAESLVRKDERRGIYRKFCFDGQGRLIGAILIEEVEDLGVIQGLIRKRKDGAILKTRSLWRSPVNYGLVFKGLLQGRP
- a CDS encoding nitroreductase family protein, whose translation is MELMEAIKGRRSIRRYRPDPVPEEALRTILEAVRWSPSWANTQCWEVVVVRDPVVKAELAATLTPTNPARSAMTEAPLVIVLCGKKGVSGFKKGEAMTVKGDWLMFDTGMAMQSLCLAAHALGLATVVVGLFDHRKAEAILTVPPDREVVAMTPLGYPASEATPPKRKELSEFVFQDRYH